A region of Streptomyces sp. NBC_01788 DNA encodes the following proteins:
- a CDS encoding acyltransferase family protein yields MFHAASSPRQNRTPLPPAQSSAPGVPSPRGSGEPEGKPAKHRDAFFDNAKYLAIVLVAMGHFWEPLKDDSRVLQGLYMVVYAFHMPAFIVISGYFSRSFDARPDRLKRLITGVAVPYVVFETAFSLFNRYAGHNPDQDISLLDPWYLTWFLCALFVWRLTTPLWKLVRRPLPVALGVAMLASLSPNIGNDLDLQRVLQFMPFFVLGLVMKPEHFQLVRRRSVRIASVPVVAMALCVGWWAVPRMNAAWFYHRDAAQELDAPWWVGPVMTLALFGCSLVLTACFFAWVPGRRTWFTALGTGTLCGYLLHGFVVKGADYQGWFDHAWLHGPLGEILVTVAAAAVVTLLCTEPVRRVFRCVMEPEMKWAFRQDTGEQARERREAQRPQPAEAGSVSA; encoded by the coding sequence ATGTTCCACGCTGCCTCGTCCCCCCGCCAGAACAGAACGCCGCTCCCCCCGGCACAGTCGTCGGCCCCGGGGGTGCCGAGTCCGCGCGGATCGGGCGAGCCGGAGGGAAAACCCGCCAAACATCGCGACGCGTTCTTCGACAACGCGAAGTACCTGGCGATCGTGCTGGTGGCGATGGGGCACTTCTGGGAGCCGCTGAAGGACGACAGCCGTGTGCTCCAGGGCCTCTACATGGTCGTGTACGCCTTCCACATGCCGGCCTTCATCGTCATCTCCGGATACTTCTCCCGCAGTTTCGACGCCCGCCCCGACCGGCTCAAACGGCTGATCACCGGTGTCGCGGTTCCGTACGTCGTCTTCGAAACCGCCTTCTCCCTCTTCAACCGCTATGCCGGCCACAACCCCGACCAGGACATCAGCCTCCTCGACCCCTGGTACCTGACCTGGTTCCTGTGCGCCCTGTTCGTCTGGCGGCTGACCACGCCGCTGTGGAAGCTGGTCCGCCGGCCGCTGCCGGTCGCGCTCGGCGTCGCGATGCTGGCGTCGCTCAGCCCGAACATCGGAAACGACCTGGACCTCCAGCGGGTCCTTCAGTTCATGCCGTTCTTCGTGCTGGGTCTGGTGATGAAGCCCGAGCACTTCCAGTTGGTGCGGCGCCGCTCGGTGCGGATCGCGTCGGTGCCGGTGGTGGCGATGGCGCTGTGCGTCGGCTGGTGGGCGGTGCCGCGGATGAACGCCGCCTGGTTCTACCACCGTGACGCCGCGCAGGAGCTGGACGCGCCCTGGTGGGTCGGACCGGTGATGACGCTGGCGCTGTTCGGCTGCTCGCTGGTGCTGACCGCCTGCTTCTTCGCCTGGGTGCCGGGCCGCCGGACATGGTTCACGGCGCTCGGCACGGGCACGCTGTGCGGCTATCTGCTGCACGGCTTCGTCGTGAAGGGCGCCGACTACCAGGGCTGGTTCGACCACGCCTGGCTGCACGGACCGCTCGGCGAGATCCTCGTCACCGTCGCGGCGGCGGCGGTCGTCACCCTGCTGTGCACGGAGCCCGTGCGGCGGGTCTTCCGGTGCGTGATGGAACCGGAGATGAAGTGGGCCTTCCGGCAGGACACGGGCGAGCAGGCCCGCGAGCGCCGGGAGGCACAGCGGCCGCAGCCGGCGGAGGCCGGCTCGGTCAGCGCCTGA
- a CDS encoding HD domain-containing protein gives MTGTPRTLSPAEVETVARAAHEGQTDKAGRPYAEHLRAVAEGVRSRGGDGEQIAAAWLHDSVEDGVLSERWLREAALSRRTKDIVRAVTKRAGEEPEAYARRILATPGALLVKEADLAHNADPARLAVLDEATRTRLTGKYARMRALLGLPDGPLRR, from the coding sequence GTGACCGGCACACCCCGCACCCTGTCCCCGGCCGAGGTCGAGACCGTGGCCAGGGCCGCTCACGAGGGGCAGACCGACAAGGCGGGCCGGCCCTACGCCGAGCACCTGCGGGCCGTCGCCGAAGGCGTGCGCTCCCGGGGCGGTGACGGCGAACAGATCGCGGCGGCCTGGCTGCACGACTCCGTGGAGGACGGCGTCCTGTCCGAACGGTGGCTGCGCGAGGCCGCGCTGAGCCGCCGTACGAAGGACATCGTGCGCGCGGTCACCAAGCGGGCGGGGGAGGAGCCGGAGGCGTACGCGCGGCGGATTCTCGCCACGCCCGGGGCGTTGCTGGTGAAGGAGGCGGACCTGGCGCACAACGCCGACCCGGCCCGCCTCGCGGTCCTCGACGAGGCCACCCGCACCCGGCTGACCGGGAAGTACGCGCGGATGCGTGCACTCCTCGGTCTCCCGGACGGTCCCCTCAGGCGCTGA
- a CDS encoding PP2C family protein-serine/threonine phosphatase — protein sequence MAAGRQRRAEAETFTARLKMQWHRARVGVRRAAVDYFRGDGSDWIALGGLLLTIPLILALTLANSVWFSPVALVLPIVAGGLLLRPASLLGLYAAAATALIVESVRLGPYTEGPSRVTPGVVLVVAACGFFGLIIAQFRSRVGVPWRRGGTMLFDLRERIRVQSKLPQLPGGWHHEMALRPAGGQSFSGDFVVAARTNGGRTLEVVLTDVSGKGMDAGSRALLLSGAFGGLLGSLPPHAFLPAANGYLLRQDWDEGFATSIHLVLDLDSGDYELYSAGHPPGLQLSAGSGRWEEKAAEGPLLGVYDGAQFDPVKGSLRAGDVLMLFTDGLVETSDRDIVEGIDRLTGEADRYVAGGFHGAAWHLIEAVAKDVNDDRALLLICREGPTALVAR from the coding sequence ATGGCAGCAGGACGACAGCGGCGCGCGGAAGCCGAGACGTTCACGGCCCGGTTGAAGATGCAGTGGCACCGGGCCCGAGTCGGCGTGCGCAGAGCCGCCGTCGACTACTTCCGCGGGGACGGCTCGGACTGGATCGCGCTCGGCGGTCTGCTGCTGACCATCCCGCTGATCCTGGCGCTGACGCTCGCCAACTCGGTGTGGTTCTCGCCGGTCGCGCTGGTGCTGCCCATCGTCGCCGGCGGACTGCTGCTGCGCCCGGCGAGCCTGCTCGGCCTGTACGCCGCCGCGGCCACGGCGCTGATCGTGGAGTCGGTGCGGCTCGGGCCGTACACCGAGGGCCCGTCCCGGGTGACCCCGGGCGTGGTGCTCGTGGTCGCCGCCTGCGGCTTCTTCGGGCTGATCATCGCCCAGTTCCGCAGCCGGGTCGGCGTGCCCTGGCGGCGCGGCGGCACCATGCTGTTCGACCTGCGTGAGCGCATCCGCGTCCAGAGCAAGCTGCCGCAACTGCCCGGCGGCTGGCACCACGAGATGGCGCTGCGCCCGGCCGGCGGCCAGTCCTTCTCCGGCGACTTCGTGGTCGCCGCCCGTACGAACGGCGGCCGCACCCTGGAGGTCGTGCTCACGGACGTGTCCGGCAAGGGCATGGACGCGGGCTCGCGGGCGCTGCTGCTGTCGGGCGCGTTCGGCGGTCTGCTCGGCAGCCTGCCCCCGCACGCGTTCCTGCCCGCCGCCAACGGCTATCTGCTGCGCCAGGACTGGGACGAGGGCTTCGCGACCTCCATCCATCTGGTGCTGGACCTGGACTCCGGCGACTACGAGCTGTACTCCGCGGGGCACCCGCCGGGCCTCCAGCTCAGCGCGGGCAGCGGCCGCTGGGAGGAGAAGGCCGCCGAGGGCCCGCTCCTCGGCGTGTACGACGGCGCCCAGTTCGACCCGGTCAAGGGCTCCCTGCGCGCCGGGGACGTCCTGATGCTGTTCACGGACGGCCTGGTGGAGACGTCGGACCGGGACATCGTCGAGGGCATCGACCGCCTCACGGGCGAGGCCGACCGCTATGTCGCCGGCGGCTTCCACGGGGCCGCCTGGCACCTGATCGAGGCGGTGGCGAAGGACGTCAACGACGACCGCGCCCTGCTCCTGATCTGCCGCGAGGGCCCCACGGCGCTCGTGGCACGCTGA
- a CDS encoding GNAT family N-acetyltransferase, with amino-acid sequence MATEHATGPRVLRRDEWNPWYDNLIRAFGGVPEPDEERELWDALTEPARSLGVWDGDTCVGTAGAFSFRITVPGGDLLPAAGVTMVSVAATHRRRGVLTSMMRRQLDDVRSWGESLAVLTASEPAIYGRFGYGAAAFQLAAEIDTDRAGLSVPAGTDDVRLRFAAPADALDDCEAVYARLVPGRPGMLARQPGWERVALLDPESAREGASPLQCVVAERAGEVTGYARYRVKPGWGAGGPEGEVRLRDLAALDPASDAALWRFLFGIDLTSTLTVRGQPVDDAWQYLVSDIRRCRPRLKDSLYVRLVDVGAALAARTYQTPVDVVLEVADDFCPWNAGRWRLTGDPKGASCERTSDAAELSLSVRELGAAYLGGVPLAGLAAAGRVRELRPGALAPVSVAFGSAVAPWLPHGF; translated from the coding sequence ATGGCGACTGAGCATGCGACCGGGCCGAGGGTGCTGCGACGCGACGAGTGGAACCCCTGGTACGACAATCTGATCCGCGCCTTCGGAGGGGTCCCGGAGCCGGACGAGGAGCGGGAACTCTGGGACGCCCTGACCGAGCCGGCCCGTTCGCTGGGTGTCTGGGACGGGGACACGTGCGTGGGCACGGCGGGGGCGTTCAGCTTCCGGATCACCGTACCGGGCGGCGACCTGCTGCCGGCGGCCGGCGTGACGATGGTGAGCGTGGCCGCCACGCACCGGAGGCGCGGTGTGCTGACGTCCATGATGCGGCGGCAGTTGGACGACGTGCGCTCCTGGGGCGAGTCGCTGGCGGTGCTGACCGCCTCCGAGCCCGCGATCTACGGCCGCTTCGGGTACGGCGCGGCGGCCTTCCAGCTCGCCGCCGAGATCGACACCGACCGGGCCGGTCTTTCGGTCCCGGCCGGCACGGACGACGTGCGTCTGCGGTTCGCGGCGCCCGCCGACGCGCTGGACGACTGCGAGGCGGTCTACGCGCGGCTGGTGCCCGGGCGGCCCGGCATGCTGGCCCGGCAGCCCGGCTGGGAGCGGGTGGCGCTGCTCGATCCGGAGAGCGCGCGGGAGGGTGCCTCGCCGCTGCAGTGCGTGGTCGCCGAGCGGGCCGGCGAGGTCACGGGGTACGCCCGTTACCGCGTCAAGCCCGGCTGGGGCGCCGGCGGGCCGGAGGGCGAGGTGCGGCTCAGGGACCTGGCCGCGCTGGACCCGGCGAGCGACGCGGCGCTGTGGCGCTTCCTGTTCGGCATCGACCTGACCTCGACGCTGACCGTGCGGGGGCAGCCGGTCGACGACGCCTGGCAGTACCTGGTGTCCGACATCCGGCGGTGCCGGCCGCGGCTGAAGGACTCGCTGTACGTACGGCTCGTGGACGTGGGGGCGGCGCTCGCCGCGCGGACCTACCAGACGCCGGTGGACGTGGTGCTGGAGGTGGCGGACGACTTCTGCCCCTGGAACGCGGGGCGATGGCGGCTGACCGGGGACCCGAAGGGTGCCTCCTGCGAACGCACCTCGGACGCGGCGGAACTCTCCTTGTCCGTACGGGAGTTGGGAGCAGCCTATCTCGGCGGCGTGCCGCTGGCCGGGCTGGCGGCGGCCGGGCGGGTACGGGAGCTGCGGCCCGGGGCGCTGGCCCCGGTGTCGGTGGCGTTCGGCTCGGCGGTGGCGCCGTGGCTGCCGCACGGGTTCTGA
- a CDS encoding Fpg/Nei family DNA glycosylase, translating into MPEGHTIHRLAQDYAAHFRGRRTTVTSPQGKFTAAPLLTGAELTRTEAHGKHLFLRFRESDWIHIHLGLFGKVAFGDAPAPPPTDTVRLRLANTASYVDLRGPTTCALINDAEKQAVHDRLGPDPLRPDADPDRAYARIRRSRTSIAALLMDQKIVAGVGNVYRAEVLFRHRVDPYRPGSDVTPAEWDAIWADLVALMREGVRNNRIDTVRPEHTPEAMGRPPRVDDHGGEVYVYRRTALPCHICGADIRTAGLAARNLFWCPTCQQPARAG; encoded by the coding sequence GTGCCGGAGGGGCACACCATCCACCGCCTGGCGCAGGACTACGCCGCCCACTTCCGAGGCCGGCGGACCACCGTCACCAGCCCCCAGGGCAAGTTCACCGCCGCCCCCCTCCTCACCGGTGCGGAGCTCACCCGCACGGAAGCCCACGGCAAACACCTCTTCCTGCGCTTCCGTGAGAGCGACTGGATCCACATCCACCTCGGCCTCTTCGGCAAGGTCGCCTTCGGCGACGCCCCCGCGCCCCCGCCCACGGACACCGTCCGCCTCCGCCTCGCCAACACGGCCTCGTACGTCGACCTGCGCGGCCCCACCACCTGCGCCCTGATCAACGACGCCGAGAAGCAGGCCGTGCACGACCGCCTCGGCCCCGACCCCCTGCGCCCCGACGCCGACCCGGACCGGGCCTACGCCCGCATACGCCGCAGCCGTACGTCCATCGCCGCCCTGCTGATGGACCAGAAGATCGTCGCGGGCGTCGGAAACGTCTACCGCGCCGAGGTCCTCTTCCGGCACCGCGTCGACCCCTACCGCCCCGGCAGCGACGTGACCCCGGCCGAGTGGGACGCCATCTGGGCCGACCTCGTCGCCCTCATGCGCGAGGGCGTCCGCAACAACCGCATCGACACCGTCCGCCCGGAGCACACCCCCGAGGCCATGGGCCGCCCGCCCCGCGTCGACGACCACGGCGGCGAGGTCTACGTCTACCGCCGTACCGCCCTGCCCTGCCACATCTGCGGCGCGGACATCCGCACCGCCGGCCTGGCCGCCCGCAACCTGTTCTGGTGCCCCACCTGCCAGCAGCCCGCGAGGGCCGGATGA
- a CDS encoding ribose-5-phosphate isomerase, with protein sequence MRVYLGSDHAGFELKNHLVEWLKAAGHDPVDCGPHIYDAQDDYPPFCLRAAERTAADPDSLGIVIGGSGNGEQIAANKVKGVRAALAWSEETASLGRQHNNANVVAVGARMHTEEEATKFVETFLGTPFSGDERHIRRIEMLEAYESTGDLPPIPPHHPQQ encoded by the coding sequence ATGCGCGTGTATCTCGGCTCCGACCATGCGGGCTTCGAACTCAAGAACCACCTCGTCGAGTGGCTCAAGGCGGCGGGCCACGACCCCGTCGACTGCGGACCCCACATCTACGACGCCCAGGACGACTACCCGCCCTTCTGCCTGCGCGCCGCGGAGCGCACGGCCGCGGACCCGGACTCCCTCGGCATCGTGATCGGCGGCTCCGGCAACGGTGAGCAGATCGCCGCGAACAAGGTCAAGGGCGTGCGTGCGGCCCTCGCCTGGAGCGAGGAGACGGCCTCCCTCGGCCGCCAGCACAACAACGCGAACGTCGTCGCGGTGGGCGCGCGCATGCACACCGAGGAGGAGGCGACGAAGTTCGTCGAGACCTTCCTCGGCACGCCCTTCTCCGGCGACGAGCGCCACATCCGCCGCATCGAGATGCTCGAGGCCTACGAGTCGACCGGCGACCTCCCCCCGATCCCGCCCCACCACCCCCAGCAGTAG
- a CDS encoding amino acid permease, producing the protein MTSSGLQAGLKNRHLSMIAIGGVIGAGLFVGSSSAIATAGPGILLSYALVGTLVVLVMRMLGEMSAANPTSGSFSAHADRALGRWAGFSIGWLYWFFWVVVLAVEATAGAKILSEWVPAVPQWGWALIVMVVLTATNLVSVGSYGEFEFWFAGIKVVAIGAFIVVGGLAVFGLLPGAHSDKAGLGNLTDHGGFLPNGPGAILTGVLLVVFSFMGSEIATLAAGESEDPQRAVTKSTNSIIWRIGVFYLGSVFVVVALLPWNDKSITEKGSYVAALDSLGIAHAGQIMNFIVLTSVLSCLNSGLYTASRMAFSLGQRGDAPKAFARTTRRGVPMAAIVSSVVFGFVAVFFNYRFPDSVFLFLVNSSGAVALFVWLVICFSQLRMRKIIQREAPEKLVVRMWLYPYLTWAAAALIVFVFGYMLTDTEHDGRETVLLSMLVAAIVLAISFVKQMLDNGRAAAAAPAAEEADEETEKVATG; encoded by the coding sequence ATGACTAGTTCGGGGCTCCAGGCCGGGCTCAAGAACCGCCATCTGTCGATGATCGCGATCGGCGGCGTCATCGGCGCCGGCCTCTTCGTCGGTTCCAGCTCCGCCATCGCCACCGCCGGACCGGGCATCCTCCTGTCCTACGCCCTCGTCGGCACGCTCGTCGTCCTCGTGATGCGCATGCTCGGCGAGATGTCCGCCGCCAACCCCACCTCGGGCTCCTTCTCCGCGCACGCCGACCGGGCGCTCGGCCGCTGGGCCGGGTTCTCCATCGGCTGGCTGTACTGGTTCTTCTGGGTCGTCGTGCTGGCCGTGGAGGCGACCGCGGGCGCCAAGATCCTCTCCGAATGGGTGCCGGCCGTGCCCCAGTGGGGCTGGGCCCTCATCGTCATGGTGGTGCTGACCGCCACCAACCTCGTCTCCGTCGGCTCCTACGGGGAGTTCGAGTTCTGGTTCGCCGGGATCAAGGTCGTGGCGATCGGCGCGTTCATCGTCGTCGGCGGGCTGGCCGTGTTCGGCCTGCTGCCCGGCGCGCACAGCGACAAGGCGGGGCTCGGCAACCTCACCGACCACGGCGGATTCCTGCCGAACGGGCCCGGCGCCATCCTCACCGGTGTCCTGCTCGTCGTCTTCTCCTTCATGGGCAGCGAGATCGCCACCCTCGCGGCGGGCGAGTCGGAGGACCCGCAGCGCGCCGTCACCAAGTCGACCAACAGCATCATCTGGCGTATCGGCGTCTTCTACCTCGGCTCCGTGTTCGTCGTGGTCGCCCTGCTGCCCTGGAACGACAAGTCGATCACCGAGAAGGGCTCCTACGTCGCCGCCCTCGACTCCCTCGGTATCGCGCACGCCGGTCAGATCATGAACTTCATCGTGCTGACCTCGGTGCTCTCCTGTCTCAACTCCGGCCTCTACACGGCCTCCCGGATGGCCTTCTCGCTCGGCCAGCGCGGGGACGCGCCCAAGGCGTTCGCGCGGACCACCCGCCGCGGTGTGCCGATGGCCGCGATCGTCTCCTCGGTCGTGTTCGGCTTCGTGGCCGTGTTCTTCAACTACAGGTTCCCGGACTCCGTCTTCCTGTTCCTCGTCAACTCCTCCGGCGCGGTCGCCCTGTTCGTCTGGCTGGTGATCTGCTTCTCGCAGCTGCGGATGCGGAAGATCATCCAGCGGGAGGCGCCGGAGAAGCTGGTCGTGAGGATGTGGCTGTACCCGTATCTGACGTGGGCGGCGGCCGCGCTGATCGTCTTCGTCTTCGGCTACATGCTCACCGACACCGAGCACGACGGCCGCGAGACCGTGCTGCTGTCGATGCTGGTCGCGGCGATCGTGCTGGCGATCTCCTTCGTCAAGCAGATGCTCGACAACGGCCGTGCGGCGGCCGCGGCCCCGGCCGCCGAGGAAGCGGACGAGGAAACCGAGAAGGTCGCCACCGGCTGA
- a CDS encoding biotin transporter BioY: MSTAAATPTRTGVVLADLLPASRVRDVALVVGGAALTGLAAQISLPVPHSPVPVTGQTFAALLVGTSLGAGRGLVALALYVLAGAAGVPWFAGGASGAGSVSFGYVLGMLLAATVVGALARRGGDRNVWRTAGTMVLGTAIIYAVGVPYLALATGMSASAAVAAGLTPFLIGDALKAALAMGLLPTAWKLAGK; this comes from the coding sequence ATGAGCACCGCTGCCGCCACCCCCACCCGTACCGGGGTCGTCCTCGCCGACCTGCTGCCGGCGTCCCGTGTCCGGGACGTGGCCCTCGTGGTGGGCGGCGCCGCGCTCACCGGACTGGCCGCCCAGATCTCGCTGCCCGTGCCGCACTCCCCGGTGCCGGTGACCGGCCAGACCTTCGCGGCGCTGCTCGTAGGCACCTCGCTGGGCGCCGGCCGCGGTCTCGTCGCCCTCGCGCTCTACGTGCTCGCCGGCGCGGCGGGCGTGCCGTGGTTCGCGGGCGGTGCCTCGGGCGCGGGCTCCGTCTCCTTCGGCTACGTCCTCGGCATGCTGCTCGCCGCCACCGTCGTGGGCGCCCTGGCCCGCCGCGGCGGCGACCGCAACGTCTGGCGCACGGCCGGCACGATGGTGCTGGGCACGGCGATCATCTACGCGGTCGGCGTGCCCTACCTGGCCCTGGCCACCGGCATGTCCGCGTCCGCCGCGGTCGCCGCCGGCCTCACCCCGTTCCTGATCGGCGACGCCCTCAAGGCCGCCCTGGCGATGGGCCTGCTGCCCACCGCCTGGAAGCTGGCCGGGAAGTGA